In the Diorhabda sublineata isolate icDioSubl1.1 chromosome 10, icDioSubl1.1, whole genome shotgun sequence genome, CCTAGATATGGCATGACCAAAGTCAGACATCACCAAATACCAGTGGCAGACAGTCTGTTAATGTAAATgtgaaaatgtaaataaaatattataattgtaattatttaaatagaagattaaaaaaatcatcattatcAGTTTCTGTCAAATGCAGATTCTACATAGGTACTtgagcaaaaattatttttcatctacaTCTAATCTTATAATTTTATGTTAAGATGGCCTTTTGCCATAAATTTAAtctatcaacaatttttttttcctggTTTTGGAGGAAACATTAGGGaagttccaattttttttatattttccataacattATTCCCAAAGGATATTGGTATTGGTAAATTGAAGTggtcaatattttccaatattttcttaggcatttgaaataaaaaaaatatgttttcctaGAATTTTTGTCTACTTTGTGGTACAACATATTCTCCTCACCTATACTTTGATTTCAAGCCCCGCAGTTAAATGGTTGTTACTTTAAAGTCATAGAAAACTAAAAAGAGTATTGAAGAGAGtgaaagaaatgttttattgtacaaaaattgaTTACAATTTCTAGagtaaagcttgtaaaaaactaagaaacaaacatacaagaagtatatacaaaaaaactataatgaataacaaaattacttttgaaaatatacatgtgaacatttttatatttaattattacataacattagtaataatttgtattaaaaatcaataacaacGTTAATCCAGTGTGTACCTTGCTcccaattaaatattattacaattagaataaaaatcgtttatagagtagaaggcactttcgagtaaatataccttcaaattattgcgaaatgtgggaaaagttttgatttcaattggcaaataattgtgcatttttttacattgtaaagtATTGTACCAATTGTTTTCTACATTCAATGtaagatacaaaccattttaaaggaTGCCATAATACTCTAATTTGTTCATAATTTCATGACCAACACAATTGAATACCTtagcgaaatcacaaaaaaccgaagcagtaaaaaatttattattaagtgaGGTATATATTTCATTCAGAACAGAAAACATAATGTCATTGGTGCATTTATTAGGTAGGAAACCAAATTGTTGAGCTTTaaagattttatgtttaaaaagaaGAGGCAATAGGTTTTTTATTAGTCTTTCAATTATCTTTGATATGATTGGTAATAATGCAATATGTTATTTTTTCGCTACCCTTGTGCAGGGGAACAATTATATCTGTATTTAGACAACTAGCCCCTTTTCAAAAGATTCGTTGGTTCAAGAATATAAAACATTCAATGTGAATGCAAAGTATATTTTTTGAGCTATTGGATCAGTCTCGGAATGTTGAAAAgattaatttctaaaaaattaatttgcagTACTTCTCTATGAGGAGTTACTTCAATTtgaatgttaaataatattACAGATGCTTTATAATAtcatatttgattatatttcataacgtttattgaaaatacttcacAATTAACTATGATTTCCCATTCCTAAGTGTTTTTAGTATCTGACAGTTGAAAAATCACATAATTTGTTAAGGAATCTTTTAAAAACAACTGAACATATAATTATAcgttttcaaaattcaaaagataatttttgatGTCAGTTGAAAAACATAGTTTGCAGTTGTTATGTAGGaattaataattggaatttataaacaaaaatgaaactaattaGAATACAATTAAACatttacatcaaaataattgttaagtGAGCCATTTTTAAATCTGTATTAATTTCTAGGTGCAATTTGGATGTGCAAAAGATGTATTGAGAGTGATCCACTTagactgaaaaaaattgattctaaacACCAAAGGAGGGATTCCTTAAGGAGTGTATCTAGTTCCAGTAATCAAGAAAATCAGTCAATTCCTACATCTACTATAAAAGTATTACCATATGAtgtaagtatttatttttatcattaaatagTTGTATGACACAATTAACTTACCCGCTGCTGAAATTCATACTGAACAGACTGTTTAGCTTATACTTCTCATATAGACCTCTTTGATCTTAAGAAGACCAGGAGcctatttaaaattttcctctaaataataatttttgatttagcTTTTCTAAGGTTCtatctttcacattttttgttcaaaatgatTATTCCTCCAATCAAAAAAGCAAAGCTCTCTACATATTCGTATTGAAGaagaacaatcaatattttgtattagaaacatatatttatgagaaaaaatacaGTCCATATTAATGTTTCTGCTTTGTCTCCACATATGTATTTgtgatttttaagttttctttgAAACACATGAAGCAATctttggaaattttctttttccatttgtttttgttgaatattctcTCGTCTGGTTTTTATCTACGCCATTTCTTTGTGACACTTATGTTCTAAGAgcaattgttttttcataaagatCACTGCTTATATTTATCCACTAGTGGCTGCTTAATGTGAATAGATAGAATATAGAAATGTGAATTTCTATATTGCCATAACATGCCTTTTCGATcctatttttttgcttttcagCTCATATAGACCTCTTTGATCTTAAGGAAGAGCAGGAgcctatttaaaaatttccactAATTAATCAACTTTGATTTAGCTTTCCTTAGGTTCTTTCTTTcgcattttttgttcaaaatgatTATTCCTCCAGCCAAAAAAGTAAAGCTCTtagaaaatcttcaaaaattaaGACAACATACTCCACAACACTTCTATTACCCTATGGGCTAGATTGTCAGTCCAATAAAgacattaatatcaaaaattatcgctaaattaaaaccatatttttatgtgttatttttttaatgttaattattgattgccttattttttttttcagttaaactCTTTAAACTGGGATACATATCATAGAGTAAATAGCGAACAAATATATTGTTACTGTGGTGGAAATGGGGAGTGGTACAAACAAATGCTTCAATGTGGAAGGTGTAGACAGTGGTTTCACGAAAAATGTTTAGATTTTCTGCAATATCCTTTATATTGTGGTGATAGGTAAGTACTAAGATTTATATAAGTATTCAAAATTATGGTTATGGGCTCCCCAATCCATTTATGAAGATTTAAATTATGCTATATAACATTGTCTAGTCTAAGGCACTGTCAGAAACTTCGTGCCAAATTTCCAGACATTTTTAGAACTCTTTGATTTGAAATGAATGCAATTAGAAATGTAAAAAAGAACAGGAAATATTCTCAGTTCAGTTCAGGTATTATAGCACGAAGCAGCAAGCATTATTACGAACTAGCTTATACATGTTGTTCCGATGGAGACTTTCCCACCCTTGAAATACACAGATAAGAAAAACCTATTTCAAAGTATTAATTAGAGATTTTAGTAAATGAGCtaaagtaaaaaaaagtcaagtggtTGGAACATGTATGGTGAGAAGGAACAATATCAACAGCATACATTATGATGCAGTGGGATCCCAGTGGTAGGCCTAGGACAAAATGGTTAAAAGAGGTGGAAGATGACCTAAGCAAAGTATGAGTTAAAAACTGGCAGAAAGACataaaataggaaattattgCAGAAAATAAGTGAGAAAGTGTAGAAATGGATTATAGATCCACCCCAACAAGAGGATCTAGAGAGCATGTTTGCGGCACAACCCCGTGAGGGGTGTTAagccattattattattattaacctttaacttattaataatatttatatttgaataaatagtttggaaatttgaaaattaatttaatgattGTTACTAATTAGAGGTTTCAAGgttcttataaattttcattgttaCAGGTTTTACGTATTTGTTTGTTCAATATGCAACCACGGCCAGGATTTTATAAGAAGATTAGAAATGAAGTGGGTCGACTTGGTGCATTTAATGCTGTTCAATTTGACTGCTTATAATTCCAAAAAGTATTATGATTTAGATTCAGTTGTTGTTCCTTATATAAATGATAACTGGCATGCTTTGCAGCTACCACCAAaggtaaatataaaataattgttatatattattatataattataattctttaaatgatgatttattgtgaaaaatttatcatagtCTTTAATAGcaagttattaataatttatcaataaataccAATAGGTAATTAGACCAATAATGAACATGATAAAAATGTATGACTTATGCAATATATTATCTAATCTACAGGAATGAactaattcataaatattttttttctcatgttGAAAACCTTCATGTTTAGGTTGatgaatgttttataaatatcttgCTATTCATTTATTCTTAACACTACAATACAAGCCTCGTATCTAACATATACATAGGTCGAGTTTTATTAAACAAGATAGTGACTCATTATCCATAAACGACATTAAACTGGTGGTTGGTATTTTAATAGGTCACTACTCCATCAAATGCTACCTTACGATGATAGGCATGGCATAGAATgacaactgcagattctgctAACAAGCTATAGAAACAGCAGAGCAGCTACTCTGTTAATGTCCTGTCCATTTCATCAAAAGACTCGGGTATCTTGAAGAAATAGTGCCCCACTTGACATCATTAAAGGCCTTAGAGAAGGATCAGGAGCTTTGACTTGAAtcttttgatgtcattaggcaaTCTGTGAAGCTTGTGTTTGAACCACGCTACTGTGAGTGCTGGACATGGTCTGTAGTTTCCTCCTTGCACCAGTggcactccggatcatccgtACTATCCATAAAGATGACGAGATTTCGCGCCTATTCAATCGAATAAGTTGTTTAGTAAGAGGGCCATCACTTGTCTCATGCCAGGTATCTCTATCCATCTCCACCGAACTTCCTTTGGGAGTAGTCTACaatattttggaagcagaacaatGAGGTATCGAACGAAATATCGTTGTAGAGTGGCTGAAAAGCCAAATTATTCACAATCTAGTAATAGATGCTTATTTTCACCACTCCTATTTATTCAGTAAAGGTCTGGATTTATTTTATCCTTAAGGAAAGGACTTTGAAAGAAATGTGGTTAACGACcttgtttcttatttttgttgatCTAGTTCTAATGTTTAGAACTGAAATATGTTACTGGAATTaattattgtcaattttatacgaattattttgtttctgaAATTGTTAATTCTTATTCCATAGAAAATGTTGGGCTCCATAGGATTAATGTTGAATTCCTTGGTTCTAAAAGAGTTTATTTCATACAGTATAATGTAGATTCAGATAATACATATGTGAAATGGAGTGTTAAGGACTATTTGATTTGCAAAATATGCCTTGTTGCTAAGTTGTATTCTTTAATTTTAGTACTTGAATTGCTAGCGTTGTTCACACTTTGATTTTTCCAGATCTTCGACTCATCTTCTTGTTTCACTTGCTAAAATCAAGTATTCTGTCTTGATTTTGTTTATAGTCACTCTCGATAATTTCctcttttcttatatttcattcaGGCTCTAATTTATTAGTAATATGGAGGGTAGATCATCAATATAAGGCCGACCACCCACGATAcatctgttttaaaataaatgttgcaaatcAGTTGATCTTGCAAAGGTTTGGCGACCTCGGCAACGTATAACAGCGTTGCAGGTGTTGTTTCATTTGATTatcatatgtttattttgtttttttcaatatgagtCATCAAGaactaacctcaaatttgaGGAAGAAGTGGAAAAACAGCTTTTTAACGACATTAGATAAAAAGCTATAAACGTTCTATCTGTCTGAAACAGTTCGTGCGCTGCTACGAGTTCACGTTTTGGCTTGAGTATGGATGGATCCAATATTATCTCTGTACCCTGCGTTATCTGCGGAACTGATAATAATCAATGACTGAATTCCTCACTTGAGtctgaatatattgaaaaattacgtTTCACTGCTGCACGAACTGATTTAATATTGATTACTAGACATATCAGTGTgtgctcaaaaattttattttgacttcAAAACTGTTGCAAGATCAACAGGTTTGCAATCTTTGAAAACAGTTGCATCATTGGCAGCCGGCCTAAATCTTTAAAATTGGGTTTTAATTTGGCATTTTGGATGACCATGGCAAAACCATgttaattttatcgattttataaaCTTTCCTATGTCCTCACCAATGAGTTTGTTGTTAAATGTAGAGTTGTACTTTAATGTgttcataaattcttataatcattttcctttaaatcctctaattatttctttgtatttattgttaaGGTCCAACTTCTACTCCCATTTTCAGGATGTGTCAtctgttattaaaattatcttaaGGAGTACTCGATTTGCAAacaatgtaatatttttaagttGTATTAGTCTTACCTGTCTTCTTAACAAACTTACCTAGATTTCATTTCCGGTCTCTCCCAATGTTTTCTCTTTTCTCCTATTTTATTCAGTTTgtatactaaacacactgtttacactaccactacaccaatactcactacactgtatgacgcgcgttttgatGACCAAGTTTTCATCTTCAGACAAGGAAGGTATTATGGCAATTTCATCAGCATAAACACATAGTGTGGTGTACAAAggaatctttattattattgtttgaaaatagtAGGcggttaaaaaaaaaacgatgaaactattgttttataaatttaaacatGAAAGTTTTTCAGAATACTGATCACACTTTGTCTGTTCttgaaaatgtttgtatttgCAACAGGCACTGTCTCTTCTTCTAATGCTAATtctatatagtatatatatatatatatatatatatatatagtatatatatatatatatatatatatatatatatatatatatatatatatatatatatatatacgatttGTCAAAAAGTTCTTCCAGAGCAACTTGCAGTTTCTTTCCTTAGATAGTTTTCTTGAATGCCCTCTTAACTGCTGATTTGTATTAACATGGAAAATGTGCAAATCGCAGGTGTAGATATATGCAAGAACTTTATAGGTTTCTATTAAGTCTCCTCTAAAGCTTTggtaaatgtttttaatatgaaattattgaaaagagTGTTTTTGATGGGGTGTCAACTTGTCTTCTTTTCACTTCCATCATATAATAGTTGatctacaattttataaataatttaataataaactaacTACATTTACTAAtatattactaatattttgtttacagATAGCAATTGTGAGTAAGTCTGAAAGAAGAGAGAATATAATGTCTGTATTAACAAATAATCGAAACCGATTCAAATGTGGTCGCGAAATTAAAAAACGCACTACAATATGGGGCCTCCGCGTTCGCTTACCGCCTCCTGCTCCTTGCGTGACACTCCCACCTACTGGACTAGTAACAGAGGACGATCTTCGTGAATTATGGCAGGGTAACCGTAGACTACAATTTTTACCTGCAGAGAAGAATATTGTTTCTAAAAGGATAGTCGTTACTGATTCTCATATGAAAAACGTCATGATGGGTGTATCATATCAACAGAACTCCGGTAATTCCGAATCAGAATCTCCCTGTCCGAGTCCGGAAACTGTTCAAGAAGAATCAGCTGCAGAACCTACTGTAActttagtacaaaaaaataagtATCTCGGCGCTGGGTGCGCTAAAAAGACCGTACCTTTTAAAAAGATGAGCTTACAAAGACGAAAGAAACTTCTAGCCATGTCTACTAGAGAACGAGAAAGAATTCTTAAGAGACCTAAAAGGAAAGTAAATACCAACAGTAAATTAGACAATAAAAACAACGAGACTTTACCTCCAACGCCTCCTACATCAGTAAGTGCCCCGCCTACTCCCCCTGCTTCGAATTCAACATCCCTCACATCGGATTTGAGCAACGATTTCTCCGAATGTTCCAACAACCAGAAGGTTATTAACAATTCAAAGAAGGGCCACACCTTAGAATTAAATTCTGAATTAATTACACCTTGCGATACTTCAGGAGATGAAACTAGTTCAAAGAGTACTTTGGATACAATAATACCTCCTCCGAAGGACTTTGAAGGAAAAAACAATCCTTTTTTGGCATTTCTGAGGGGTACTACAGACGAAGGAAAAAAGTAAGTACTTTCTTTACagtaatttgtaaattttgagtgccaattcattaataaaatgtattatcaaTTCCAACCTAGTTATATTTGTAGTAtagaataatttgttaattttcgtAATTTAGGAAAAAAGAGATAACCCTCCCACTTCCATTGACAGCTGTGATACCAGGCAAACCAATATTGCGTCCAATGAAACGTCAGTTGAGCGAGAAAGATATCATCATTGGTCCCAACGGACAAATTAAGAGGAAACGTTTCAGGCGAACTCGTAATCCTAATGCAGTATATACTAGTAATGGCCAAACTGCTAGTAAAACTGCAGCAGTTGTGCCTGCTAGGCCGGATACCAAAGAATGGCCTCATCGGAGTAGTACTTCAAGTAATAATGGGTCTAATATAGGTAAGTGTGTTTGTTActcgttttttttaaatattcatttcatttagCTTTTTAAAAAGATACTTCTTAAAATACTTGAACTtgttattaaagaaaaaatagtaattcCTTTGCATCAGTTTGGCTTTAGTGAAAAGCATGCTGCAGTAAACCAAGTACATAGATCAACTGATCAATTGGTAAAAGcactaaaacaaaatattttgtttgacaTTTGATAAAATCTGGCATCATGGATTCGAAGATAACATTCTATCTAAACAATATGGCTTACTGCTAAAATCCTACATcagcaaaaaaatgttttgtatttgATGCAAAGATCAATATTCAGAGTTAGACTGGTGTACCAAAAGGCAGTATTCTGTCCATACCTTTGATATGCCAGTAGCTACATTAGCAGACAACACATGTATAGTGGCATTTGGTAAAAATGACCAAGAGGTTAATGAAATACTCCAAGAGGCATTTGATGAAGTCAATGCTTGGACCACAGGgacataaaaattgaaatggtAGCAAACGGGtctaaatattttgtatgaagAATGGCGCTTCATAAAGTGGGATAGTGGGAAGATTATAAAGAGTTAAACCTTTCGACTGAGTAGTGGTGAAAAAGCAGAGCAAAGTGTGTGTTGTGTAACAGCCAAGACAgtacaaaaatgagaaaaccCTAGTGGTTCAAATTCCGTAAAACACTACAGTTTTTAAGATTCTAATagaataatatttctaattaatattatCTCTAGATTAGTTGtacttaaattgaaaaaaaattatttaacaatttatcCTAAGGCAAAAGCTATTGATATGATATGCATAGACATAGTACCAGGCCAGATTAAATACTGTTAAccttaaactgaagtttaaaatAGCTGCAGACCGCCATTTCTTTGGCTGATTTAACTGGAATGCCTCACTAAAACGCTATTGGGAATACCATGATGTGCAGGTGGGGTAAACACTTAAGATCAATTTGAATGCACCAGCtttttaagaaaacaaaatttacaaataaagaaaaaggttAAAAAGTTGTCATTTTTACTGCTCCTGTATTCATTTATCAAtggcgtttcaaaattttttctataatatatcaGAATTAAAAAACAGAACTATGAAAAGATTTTCAAAAGTATACAGGAGGCAACTTAATCAAATAGCTTAATGACTTGAATgattacttatgtttaagtaaTTATTCAACCTCTTGTTtgatcaaagtttttctttttttttttcaattgaggtgttaaaattaaaatttgcttACCTTGATTCATTTAacagaataattttgaatgaataagataaatatttcaaattatgttatTTAAACACCAAAATATTTGGtcagtttttcattatatgtagtaagatttttcatgaaaatgcTTGTCATAACTGGAAATGAAACTAACCTATTAggaaaatttgtacaaaaatactAATGTAAAAGGAATAACTCACTGCTATgtgaacagaaaaaaaaattgaatgtgtCAAAAAATAGGGGGAAAGTGTCCTTTTGAAATAAAGTCACTACTgttaataatcaatatattcacAAAGTTTGTATATAATTTGGAATATCATTTAACAGCTACTGGAGGGCAGTATCAAGTGGTCTTTATTACTGCTTCAGATTGAAACTATCTAATATTGGTATATACAGCCCCTATTAAGGATATCCGTACGTTTTCTTGGGAAGTGAGGTCAAGAAAAGTGTTAGTAAATGACGATTGTAACCACTGacagttttttcaaagaaaaagtaGCTAAAACTTCCAATAATACAATTCATGTTTAATTTCATCTGGCAGtcataaacaaatgaaaaaaagggACATTTAGGgacctaaaataaaaaaggacTTCTAGGGACCTCACTAAAAGTCCTGTATTCGTTGCTCTCAATTCGAGTTCACTGGAAACTTTGATTTCATAGAATCACTTTCTGCTactatatttttggaaaatagttAACATAcctttatatttattgtaaaaattagctcctatttacttgaaattctacaaaatttattttctacccAAGTTTATGCTTGCTAAAAATGGCCAAATTTATCGattgtattttaaaaatcaagtgtgatgatatttatatatattttttctttttcaaaaggTTGTATGGATTATACATTGAACGGCCGCCGTCTTCGTCAGAGGCCGGAAAAACCGCAGGAAAAGGACAAGGCATCGAATCCACCAACTCCAAAACCGAGTCCTGTGAAACAAGAACCCGATATCAATTTGGATGATTTAAAAAGTTCAGTTAACATCTATTTCGGTGCAGCTAATCGTATAG is a window encoding:
- the LOC130449639 gene encoding PHD finger protein 19, translating into MSTAGLIQHTDLKKEQTPVPDSTTSVEMSEFSVGNEVLVKQKDDRYYFGTVVQVNNIREQCLVKFGDNTFNWSSFKDLTKLSTPEQEDLLCVVCKKSAPKNKLEITVCDQCGRGYHQKCHVPEIPISCQKDGAIWMCKRCIESDPLRLKKIDSKHQRRDSLRSVSSSSNQENQSIPTSTIKVLPYDLNSLNWDTYHRVNSEQIYCYCGGNGEWYKQMLQCGRCRQWFHEKCLDFLQYPLYCGDRFYVFVCSICNHGQDFIRRLEMKWVDLVHLMLFNLTAYNSKKYYDLDSVVVPYINDNWHALQLPPKIAIVSKSERRENIMSVLTNNRNRFKCGREIKKRTTIWGLRVRLPPPAPCVTLPPTGLVTEDDLRELWQGNRRLQFLPAEKNIVSKRIVVTDSHMKNVMMGVSYQQNSGNSESESPCPSPETVQEESAAEPTVTLVQKNKYLGAGCAKKTVPFKKMSLQRRKKLLAMSTRERERILKRPKRKVNTNSKLDNKNNETLPPTPPTSVSAPPTPPASNSTSLTSDLSNDFSECSNNQKVINNSKKGHTLELNSELITPCDTSGDETSSKSTLDTIIPPPKDFEGKNNPFLAFLRGTTDEGKKKKEITLPLPLTAVIPGKPILRPMKRQLSEKDIIIGPNGQIKRKRFRRTRNPNAVYTSNGQTASKTAAVVPARPDTKEWPHRSSTSSNNGSNIGCMDYTLNGRRLRQRPEKPQEKDKASNPPTPKPSPVKQEPDINLDDLKSSVNIYFGAANRIAAGERFAIKAKRVGPNGKMDYLIEWEGPSNGMT